In one Candidatus Omnitrophota bacterium genomic region, the following are encoded:
- a CDS encoding DapH/DapD/GlmU-related protein, whose translation MSKHAKFYILLTLVTVLFTLFMYSIGVVILGAAIFPGVYFLYQIWAHTDQLSAILRILYFCFGFVGAYFLSGVMLMLLVSLVRIIFRLKLKEGEFAVGSPEIFKWVFVNAFFMVVKVVFLDLILLTPYCALFYRLMGAKIGSNVLINSKNVGDLSLLEIGDNSAIGGSATIIAHSFEKGGLKLQKVKIGKNVIIGLNSVIFPGVEIGDNAVVAAGAIVPKNTHVAANTTFLGA comes from the coding sequence ATGAGCAAACATGCTAAATTTTATATTTTGCTGACATTAGTTACGGTCCTTTTTACTCTTTTTATGTACAGTATCGGTGTTGTGATCCTGGGCGCAGCCATTTTTCCAGGCGTATATTTTCTTTATCAGATCTGGGCGCATACGGATCAATTGAGCGCGATTTTAAGGATTTTGTATTTTTGTTTTGGATTTGTGGGGGCATATTTTTTATCCGGCGTCATGCTCATGTTGCTCGTCAGTCTTGTCAGGATCATTTTTCGGTTAAAATTAAAAGAAGGAGAATTCGCTGTCGGTTCACCCGAAATATTCAAATGGGTTTTTGTTAATGCATTTTTTATGGTTGTAAAAGTCGTTTTTTTGGATTTAATTTTGCTGACACCGTATTGTGCTTTATTTTATCGATTGATGGGAGCTAAAATTGGCAGTAATGTCCTGATCAATTCAAAAAATGTTGGGGACCTTTCATTGTTAGAGATCGGGGATAACTCGGCCATCGGCGGCAGCGCTACGATCATTGCCCATTCCTTTGAAAAAGGCGGGTTGAAGCTCCAAAAAGTCAAAATCGGAAAAAATGTTATTATTGGATTAAACTCTGTGATCTTTCCTGGAGTAGAGATCGGGGATAATGCTGTGGTCGCCGCAGGAGCGATCGTCCCTAAAAATACACATGTGGCCGCCAACACCACTTTTTTGGGAGCGTAG